Proteins encoded together in one Lathyrus oleraceus cultivar Zhongwan6 chromosome 5, CAAS_Psat_ZW6_1.0, whole genome shotgun sequence window:
- the LOC127083298 gene encoding AP-4 complex subunit mu isoform X1, with protein sequence MISQFFVLSQRGDNIVFRDYRGEVQKGSAETFFRKVKFWKEDADGDAPPVFNVDGVNYFHVKVAGLLFVATTRVNVSPSVVLELLQRTARVIKDYLGVLNEDSFRKNFVLVYELLDEMIDFGYVQTTSTEVLKSYVFNEPIVIENAQMPLGPTSIFMHGSKRMPGTAITKSVVANEPGGRKRDEIFVDVIEKISVTFNSSGYILTSEIDGTIQMKSYLTGNPEIRLALNEDLSIGTSDYRGSGAVILDDCNFHESVHLDSFDVDRTLSLVPPDGEFPVMNYRITQAFKPPFRINTLIEETGPLKAEVTIKVRAEFNSSINANTVLVQMPLPTFTARVNFELEPGAVGHTTDFKEANKRLEWGIKKVVGGSEHTLRAKLTFSQELHGNIMKEAGPLSMTFTIPMYNSSRLQVKYLQIAKKSKSHNPYRWVRYVTQANSYVARL encoded by the exons ATGATTTCTCAGTTCTTCGTCCTTTCCCAAAGAGGCGACAACATCGTCTTCCGCGACT ATCGTGGTGAAGTACAAAAGGGAAGCGCTGAAACGTTTTTCCGAAAAGTCAAGTTCTGGAAAGAGGATGCTGATGGTGATGCTCCACCTGTTTTC AATGTAGATGGTGTGAACTACTTCCATGTGAAGGTTGCTGGGTTGTTGTTTGTTGCTACTACTAGAGTTAATGTTTCACCTTCTGTTGTTTTGGAACTTTTGCAAAGAACTGCACGTGTTATCAAAGATTACCTCGGTGTTCTTAATGAAGATTCTTTTAGGAAGAATTTTGTGCTTGTCTACGAACTGCTTGATGAAATGATT GATTTTGGTTATGTGCAAACGACGTCTACTGAGGTTTTGAAGTCGTATGTTTTCAATGAGCCAATTGTGATTGAGAATGCACAGATGCCCCTTGGTCCCACTTCCATTTTTATG CACGGGAGCAAGCGAATGCCGGGTACAGCTATTACAAAATCTGTCGTTGCTAATGAACCTGGTGGTAGGAAGAGGGATGAGATCTTTGTTGATGTAATTGAGAAAATTAGTGTCACATTCAATTCTAGT GGATATATACTTACTAGTGAGATTGATGGAACCATTCAAATGAAGAGTTATCTTACTGGTAACCCAGAGATTCGACTTGCACTCAATGAGGACCTGAGTATAGGAACAAGTG ATTATAGAGGTTCTGGTGCTGTTATTTTAGATGATTGTAACTTTCATGAATCTGTACATCTTGATAGTTTTGATGTTGACCGAACTTTATCTTTG GTACCACCAGATGGTGAATTTCCTGTCATGAATTATCGTATAACTCAAGCATTTAAGCCACCCTTTCGTATTAATACTTTGATTGAAGAAACAGGACCACTCAAG GCTGAAGTGACCATTAAAGTGCGAGCTGAATTCAACTCAAGCATCAATGCGAACACTGTTCTTGTACAAATGCCACTTCCTACATTTACAGCTCG TGTCAACTTTGAGTTAGAACCTGGAGCGGTTGGACACACCACTGATTTCAAGGAAGCAAATAAAAGACTGGAATGGGGAATAAAAAAG GTTGTTGGTGGATCTGAACATACTTTACGAGCAAAGCTGACGTTTTCGCAGGAATTACATG GAAATATCATGAAAGAAGCCGGGCCTCTTAGCATGACATTCACTATACCTATGTACAACTCTTCAAGGCTTCAG GTGAAATACTTGCAAATAGCAAAGAAGTCGAAAAGTCATAATCCATATCGGTGGGTTCGATATGTAACCCAAGCAAACTCATACGTTGCACGGTTGTAA
- the LOC127083298 gene encoding AP-4 complex subunit mu isoform X2, producing the protein MLMNVDGVNYFHVKVAGLLFVATTRVNVSPSVVLELLQRTARVIKDYLGVLNEDSFRKNFVLVYELLDEMIDFGYVQTTSTEVLKSYVFNEPIVIENAQMPLGPTSIFMHGSKRMPGTAITKSVVANEPGGRKRDEIFVDVIEKISVTFNSSGYILTSEIDGTIQMKSYLTGNPEIRLALNEDLSIGTSDYRGSGAVILDDCNFHESVHLDSFDVDRTLSLVPPDGEFPVMNYRITQAFKPPFRINTLIEETGPLKAEVTIKVRAEFNSSINANTVLVQMPLPTFTARVNFELEPGAVGHTTDFKEANKRLEWGIKKVVGGSEHTLRAKLTFSQELHGNIMKEAGPLSMTFTIPMYNSSRLQVKYLQIAKKSKSHNPYRWVRYVTQANSYVARL; encoded by the exons ATGCTGATG AATGTAGATGGTGTGAACTACTTCCATGTGAAGGTTGCTGGGTTGTTGTTTGTTGCTACTACTAGAGTTAATGTTTCACCTTCTGTTGTTTTGGAACTTTTGCAAAGAACTGCACGTGTTATCAAAGATTACCTCGGTGTTCTTAATGAAGATTCTTTTAGGAAGAATTTTGTGCTTGTCTACGAACTGCTTGATGAAATGATT GATTTTGGTTATGTGCAAACGACGTCTACTGAGGTTTTGAAGTCGTATGTTTTCAATGAGCCAATTGTGATTGAGAATGCACAGATGCCCCTTGGTCCCACTTCCATTTTTATG CACGGGAGCAAGCGAATGCCGGGTACAGCTATTACAAAATCTGTCGTTGCTAATGAACCTGGTGGTAGGAAGAGGGATGAGATCTTTGTTGATGTAATTGAGAAAATTAGTGTCACATTCAATTCTAGT GGATATATACTTACTAGTGAGATTGATGGAACCATTCAAATGAAGAGTTATCTTACTGGTAACCCAGAGATTCGACTTGCACTCAATGAGGACCTGAGTATAGGAACAAGTG ATTATAGAGGTTCTGGTGCTGTTATTTTAGATGATTGTAACTTTCATGAATCTGTACATCTTGATAGTTTTGATGTTGACCGAACTTTATCTTTG GTACCACCAGATGGTGAATTTCCTGTCATGAATTATCGTATAACTCAAGCATTTAAGCCACCCTTTCGTATTAATACTTTGATTGAAGAAACAGGACCACTCAAG GCTGAAGTGACCATTAAAGTGCGAGCTGAATTCAACTCAAGCATCAATGCGAACACTGTTCTTGTACAAATGCCACTTCCTACATTTACAGCTCG TGTCAACTTTGAGTTAGAACCTGGAGCGGTTGGACACACCACTGATTTCAAGGAAGCAAATAAAAGACTGGAATGGGGAATAAAAAAG GTTGTTGGTGGATCTGAACATACTTTACGAGCAAAGCTGACGTTTTCGCAGGAATTACATG GAAATATCATGAAAGAAGCCGGGCCTCTTAGCATGACATTCACTATACCTATGTACAACTCTTCAAGGCTTCAG GTGAAATACTTGCAAATAGCAAAGAAGTCGAAAAGTCATAATCCATATCGGTGGGTTCGATATGTAACCCAAGCAAACTCATACGTTGCACGGTTGTAA